One window of Lytechinus variegatus isolate NC3 chromosome 2, Lvar_3.0, whole genome shotgun sequence genomic DNA carries:
- the LOC121408275 gene encoding NADH dehydrogenase [ubiquinone] iron-sulfur protein 6, mitochondrial-like — protein MAALRALFLRANSSSLARFSAVRQPIVISKRLCCSAEKVTHTGQVYDEGDYRKLRFLDREKEVNEKFAIDLVHEEPPIVINGRSVNCDGGGGPLGHPKVFINLDQPGIHTCPYCGRRYVAAVHYNPTDDHN, from the exons atGGCGGCGCTCAGGGCACTTTTTCTGAGAGCAAACTCATCCAGTTTAGCCCGTTTCTCGGCTGTAAGGCAACCAATTGTGATTTCAAAAAGACTTTGTTGCTCGGCGGAGAAAGTCACTCATACAGGACAG gtcTATGATGAAGGAGATTACAGAAAACTTAGATTTCTTGATAGAGAAAAAGAg gTAAATGAGAAATTTGCAATAGATCTGGTCCATGAAGAACCACCAATAGTCATCAATGGAAGGAGTGTTAATTGTGACGGAGGTGGAGGTCCATTAGGTCATCCCAAAGTCTTCATTAACTTA gatCAACCCGGAATTCATACATGTCCTTACTGTGGAAGAAGATACGTTGCTGCTGTACACTACAATCCAACAGATGACCATAATTGA